In the genome of Gadus morhua chromosome 12, gadMor3.0, whole genome shotgun sequence, one region contains:
- the slc44a5b gene encoding choline transporter-like protein 5-B isoform X3, producing MARKTDIPSSYYGEPRKFDPAFRGPVHNRSCTDVVCCVIFIIGILGYIALGSVAWIHGDPRKVVFPTDSHGQFCGQQGTNNANKAILFYFNILRCASPSVLINLQCPTTQLCVSKCPDRFATYREMKRNYKNWEYYKQFCRPGFDNPDKPVDQVLRDEDCPSMIVPSRPFLQRCFPDFVTRNGTLTVRNQRSFQDGDGVTRSVADLRDAAKDVRTTVSGGIASLLDAKEVGMKIFEDYASSWYWILIGLVITMVVSLLFILLLRFTAGVLLWLVIFGVLAALGYGIWHCYWEFSSLRGNSDADVTLSQIGFQADFSIYLQLSQTWLVFMISLSVIEAIIILILIFLRNRIRIAIALLKEGSRAIGYIMSTLFYPIITFFLLAICIAYWAMTAVFLSSSGDAVYKVMSTQSKCVYANQTCDPETFSQSSLPVACQGSQCAFAFYGGESLYHRYILLLQLCNLFLFLWLVNFTIALGQCTLAGAFASYYWALKKPQDIPPFPLFSSFGRAIRYHTGSLAFGALILAVVQFFRIGLEYLDHKLKGSHNAFTRFLLCCLKCCLWCLERFIKFMNRNAYIMIAIYGKNFCTSAKDALFLLMRNVVRVAVLDKVTDFLLFLGKLLISGSVGVLAFFFFTRKIPVIQEEVPSLNYYWVPLLTVIFGSYLVAHGFFNVYAMCVDTLFLCFCEDLERNDGSSARPYFMSPGLHKILHNGEQAAKLCTGS from the exons ATGGCTAGAAAGACGGACATTCCTTCTTCTTACTATG GTGAGCCAAGGAAGTTCGACCCAGCTTTCAGAGGACCCGTTCACAACAG GAGCTGTACTGACGTGGTGTGCTGCGTTATCTTCATCATCGGCATCCTCGGATACATCGCGCTGGGAAGCGTGG CCTGGATCCATGGAGACCCACGGAAGGTGGTCTTCCCGACCGACAGCCACGGACAGTTCTGCGGCCAGCAGGGGACCAACAATGC AAACAAAGCCATATTATTCTACTTCAACATCCTGCGGTGTGCCAGCCCTTCTGTCCTCATCAACCTCCAGTGCCCCACCACACAG CTCTGTGTTTCAAAGTGCCCAGACAGATTTGCAACGTACCGAGAGATGAAACGCAACTACAAAAACTGGGAATACTACAAGCAGTTCTGCAGGCCAGGCTTCGACAATCCTGACAAG CCCGTGGATCAGGTGCTGCGAGACGAAGACTGCCCATCCATGATCGTCCCTAGCAGACCAT TCCTCCAGCGGTGCTTCCCTGACTTCGTCACGAGGAACGGCACCTTGACGGTCCGCAACCAGCGGAGCTTCCAAGACGGCGACGGCGTGACCAGGAGCGTCGCCGACCTCCGGGACGCAGCAAA gGACGTCAGGACAACTGTCTCAGG TGGTATCGCTAGTCTGCTGGATGCCAAAGAGGTTGGCATGAAGATCTTTGAAGATTATGCCAGTTCCTGGTACTGGATCCTCAT TGGGCTGGTGATCACCATGGTGGTTAGCCTTCTCTTCATCCTGCTGCTGCGGTTCACCGCGGGCGTGCTGCTGTGGCTCGTTATCTTCGGAGTCCTCGCCGCTCTGGGTTACG gtaTCTGGCACTGTTACTGGGAGTTCAGCTCGCTGCGAGGGAACTCTGATGCTGATGTCACCCTCTCCCAGATCGGTTTCCAGGCAGACTTCAGCATTTACCTGCAGCTCAGTCAGACCTGGCTCGTCTTCA tgatctctctctctgtaattgAGGCCATCATTATCCTCATCCTGATATTCCTGAGGAACAGAATACGCATCGCTATTGCACTTCTAAAAGAGGGAAGCAG GGCTATCGGCTACATCATGTCCACTCTTTTCTACCCAATTATCACCTTTTTTCTTCTGGCGATCTGCATAGCCTACTGGGCCATGACAGCTGT CTTCTTGTCATCGTCGGGCGATGCTGTCTACAAGGTCATGTCCACGCAGTCCAAATGCGTCTACGCCAACCAGACATGTGACCCAGAG ACCTTCAGCCAGAGCAGCCTGCCCGTCGCCTGCCAGGGCTCCCAGTGTGCGTTCGCCTTCTACGGGGGGGAGAGCCTGTACCACCGCTAcatcctgctgctgcagctctgcaacctcttcctgttcctgtggCTGGTCAACTTCACCATCGCCCTGGGCCAGTGCACGCTGGCCGGGGCCTTCGCCTCCTACTACTGGGCCCTGAAGAAGCCCCAGGACATCCCTCCCTTCccgctcttctcctccttcggCAGGGCCATCAG GTACCATACAGGTTCCTTGGCCTTTGGTGCATTGATACTGGCTGTCGTGCAGTTTTTCAGAATTGGGCTGGAGTATCTTGACCATAAACTTAAAG GTTCCCATAATGCATTTACCCGATTCCTGCTCTGTTGCCTGAAATGCTGCCTTTGGTGCCTGGAGCGCTTCATCAAGTTTATGAACAGGAACGCGTACATCATG ATAGCGATATACGGGAAGAACTTCTGCACGTCAGCCAAGGACGCCCTCTTCCTGTTGATGAGGAACGTTGTGAG GGTGGCGGTTCTGGACAAGGTGACGGACTTCCTGCTCTTCTTGGGCAAACTGCTTATTTCAGGGAGTGTTG GTGTTCTGGCATTTTTCTTCTTTACCCGTAAAATACCAGTCATTCAAGAGGAGGTGCCGTCTCTTAATTATTACTGGGTCCCTCTGCTG ACTGTGATATTCGGTTCATACCTGGTGGCCCATGGCTTCTTCAACGTCTACGCCATGTGTGTGGACACACTGTTCCTCTGCTTCT gtgaagacttggagaggaacgaCGGCTCGTCGGCCAGGCCCTACTTCATGTCCCCCGGCCTGCACAAGATCCTCCATAACGGGGAGCAGGCAGCCAAGCTCTGCACCGGCTCCTAA
- the slc44a5b gene encoding choline transporter-like protein 5-B isoform X4 — protein MARKTDIPSSYYGEPRKFDPAFRGPVHNRSCTDVVCCVIFIIGILGYIALGSVAWIHGDPRKVVFPTDSHGQFCGQQGTNNANKAILFYFNILRCASPSVLINLQCPTTQLCVSKCPDRFATYREMKRNYKNWEYYKQFCRPGFDNPDKPVDQVLRDEDCPSMIVPSRPFLQRCFPDFVTRNGTLTVRNQRSFQDGDGVTRSVADLRDAANGIASLLDAKEVGMKIFEDYASSWYWILIGLVITMVVSLLFILLLRFTAGVLLWLVIFGVLAALGYGIWHCYWEFSSLRGNSDADVTLSQIGFQADFSIYLQLSQTWLVFMISLSVIEAIIILILIFLRNRIRIAIALLKEGSRAIGYIMSTLFYPIITFFLLAICIAYWAMTAVFLSSSGDAVYKVMSTQSKCVYANQTCDPETFSQSSLPVACQGSQCAFAFYGGESLYHRYILLLQLCNLFLFLWLVNFTIALGQCTLAGAFASYYWALKKPQDIPPFPLFSSFGRAIRYHTGSLAFGALILAVVQFFRIGLEYLDHKLKGSHNAFTRFLLCCLKCCLWCLERFIKFMNRNAYIMIAIYGKNFCTSAKDALFLLMRNVVRVAVLDKVTDFLLFLGKLLISGSVGVLAFFFFTRKIPVIQEEVPSLNYYWVPLLTVIFGSYLVAHGFFNVYAMCVDTLFLCFCEDLERNDGSSARPYFMSPGLHKILHNGEQAAKLCTGS, from the exons ATGGCTAGAAAGACGGACATTCCTTCTTCTTACTATG GTGAGCCAAGGAAGTTCGACCCAGCTTTCAGAGGACCCGTTCACAACAG GAGCTGTACTGACGTGGTGTGCTGCGTTATCTTCATCATCGGCATCCTCGGATACATCGCGCTGGGAAGCGTGG CCTGGATCCATGGAGACCCACGGAAGGTGGTCTTCCCGACCGACAGCCACGGACAGTTCTGCGGCCAGCAGGGGACCAACAATGC AAACAAAGCCATATTATTCTACTTCAACATCCTGCGGTGTGCCAGCCCTTCTGTCCTCATCAACCTCCAGTGCCCCACCACACAG CTCTGTGTTTCAAAGTGCCCAGACAGATTTGCAACGTACCGAGAGATGAAACGCAACTACAAAAACTGGGAATACTACAAGCAGTTCTGCAGGCCAGGCTTCGACAATCCTGACAAG CCCGTGGATCAGGTGCTGCGAGACGAAGACTGCCCATCCATGATCGTCCCTAGCAGACCAT TCCTCCAGCGGTGCTTCCCTGACTTCGTCACGAGGAACGGCACCTTGACGGTCCGCAACCAGCGGAGCTTCCAAGACGGCGACGGCGTGACCAGGAGCGTCGCCGACCTCCGGGACGCAGCAAA TGGTATCGCTAGTCTGCTGGATGCCAAAGAGGTTGGCATGAAGATCTTTGAAGATTATGCCAGTTCCTGGTACTGGATCCTCAT TGGGCTGGTGATCACCATGGTGGTTAGCCTTCTCTTCATCCTGCTGCTGCGGTTCACCGCGGGCGTGCTGCTGTGGCTCGTTATCTTCGGAGTCCTCGCCGCTCTGGGTTACG gtaTCTGGCACTGTTACTGGGAGTTCAGCTCGCTGCGAGGGAACTCTGATGCTGATGTCACCCTCTCCCAGATCGGTTTCCAGGCAGACTTCAGCATTTACCTGCAGCTCAGTCAGACCTGGCTCGTCTTCA tgatctctctctctgtaattgAGGCCATCATTATCCTCATCCTGATATTCCTGAGGAACAGAATACGCATCGCTATTGCACTTCTAAAAGAGGGAAGCAG GGCTATCGGCTACATCATGTCCACTCTTTTCTACCCAATTATCACCTTTTTTCTTCTGGCGATCTGCATAGCCTACTGGGCCATGACAGCTGT CTTCTTGTCATCGTCGGGCGATGCTGTCTACAAGGTCATGTCCACGCAGTCCAAATGCGTCTACGCCAACCAGACATGTGACCCAGAG ACCTTCAGCCAGAGCAGCCTGCCCGTCGCCTGCCAGGGCTCCCAGTGTGCGTTCGCCTTCTACGGGGGGGAGAGCCTGTACCACCGCTAcatcctgctgctgcagctctgcaacctcttcctgttcctgtggCTGGTCAACTTCACCATCGCCCTGGGCCAGTGCACGCTGGCCGGGGCCTTCGCCTCCTACTACTGGGCCCTGAAGAAGCCCCAGGACATCCCTCCCTTCccgctcttctcctccttcggCAGGGCCATCAG GTACCATACAGGTTCCTTGGCCTTTGGTGCATTGATACTGGCTGTCGTGCAGTTTTTCAGAATTGGGCTGGAGTATCTTGACCATAAACTTAAAG GTTCCCATAATGCATTTACCCGATTCCTGCTCTGTTGCCTGAAATGCTGCCTTTGGTGCCTGGAGCGCTTCATCAAGTTTATGAACAGGAACGCGTACATCATG ATAGCGATATACGGGAAGAACTTCTGCACGTCAGCCAAGGACGCCCTCTTCCTGTTGATGAGGAACGTTGTGAG GGTGGCGGTTCTGGACAAGGTGACGGACTTCCTGCTCTTCTTGGGCAAACTGCTTATTTCAGGGAGTGTTG GTGTTCTGGCATTTTTCTTCTTTACCCGTAAAATACCAGTCATTCAAGAGGAGGTGCCGTCTCTTAATTATTACTGGGTCCCTCTGCTG ACTGTGATATTCGGTTCATACCTGGTGGCCCATGGCTTCTTCAACGTCTACGCCATGTGTGTGGACACACTGTTCCTCTGCTTCT gtgaagacttggagaggaacgaCGGCTCGTCGGCCAGGCCCTACTTCATGTCCCCCGGCCTGCACAAGATCCTCCATAACGGGGAGCAGGCAGCCAAGCTCTGCACCGGCTCCTAA
- the slc44a5b gene encoding choline transporter-like protein 5-B isoform X1 produces the protein MARKTDIPSSYYGEPRKFDPAFRGPVHNRSCTDVVCCVIFIIGILGYIALGSVAWIHGDPRKVVFPTDSHGQFCGQQGTNNANKAILFYFNILRCASPSVLINLQCPTTQLCVSKCPDRFATYREMKRNYKNWEYYKQFCRPGFDNPDKPVDQVLRDEDCPSMIVPSRPFLQRCFPDFVTRNGTLTVRNQRSFQDGDGVTRSVADLRDAAKDVRTTVSGGIASLLDAKEVGMKIFEDYASSWYWILIGLVITMVVSLLFILLLRFTAGVLLWLVIFGVLAALGYGIWHCYWEFSSLRGNSDADVTLSQIGFQADFSIYLQLSQTWLVFMISLSVIEAIIILILIFLRNRIRIAIALLKEGSRAIGYIMSTLFYPIITFFLLAICIAYWAMTAVFLSSSGDAVYKVMSTQSKCVYANQTCDPETFSQSSLPVACQGSQCAFAFYGGESLYHRYILLLQLCNLFLFLWLVNFTIALGQCTLAGAFASYYWALKKPQDIPPFPLFSSFGRAIRYHTGSLAFGALILAVVQFFRIGLEYLDHKLKGSHNAFTRFLLCCLKCCLWCLERFIKFMNRNAYIMIAIYGKNFCTSAKDALFLLMRNVVRVAVLDKVTDFLLFLGKLLISGSVGVLAFFFFTRKIPVIQEEVPSLNYYWVPLLTVIFGSYLVAHGFFNVYAMCVDTLFLCFLEDLETNDGSAARPFYMSNSLKNLFNKSNSRQPNIANGKAGSEKLTKSGKTRHR, from the exons ATGGCTAGAAAGACGGACATTCCTTCTTCTTACTATG GTGAGCCAAGGAAGTTCGACCCAGCTTTCAGAGGACCCGTTCACAACAG GAGCTGTACTGACGTGGTGTGCTGCGTTATCTTCATCATCGGCATCCTCGGATACATCGCGCTGGGAAGCGTGG CCTGGATCCATGGAGACCCACGGAAGGTGGTCTTCCCGACCGACAGCCACGGACAGTTCTGCGGCCAGCAGGGGACCAACAATGC AAACAAAGCCATATTATTCTACTTCAACATCCTGCGGTGTGCCAGCCCTTCTGTCCTCATCAACCTCCAGTGCCCCACCACACAG CTCTGTGTTTCAAAGTGCCCAGACAGATTTGCAACGTACCGAGAGATGAAACGCAACTACAAAAACTGGGAATACTACAAGCAGTTCTGCAGGCCAGGCTTCGACAATCCTGACAAG CCCGTGGATCAGGTGCTGCGAGACGAAGACTGCCCATCCATGATCGTCCCTAGCAGACCAT TCCTCCAGCGGTGCTTCCCTGACTTCGTCACGAGGAACGGCACCTTGACGGTCCGCAACCAGCGGAGCTTCCAAGACGGCGACGGCGTGACCAGGAGCGTCGCCGACCTCCGGGACGCAGCAAA gGACGTCAGGACAACTGTCTCAGG TGGTATCGCTAGTCTGCTGGATGCCAAAGAGGTTGGCATGAAGATCTTTGAAGATTATGCCAGTTCCTGGTACTGGATCCTCAT TGGGCTGGTGATCACCATGGTGGTTAGCCTTCTCTTCATCCTGCTGCTGCGGTTCACCGCGGGCGTGCTGCTGTGGCTCGTTATCTTCGGAGTCCTCGCCGCTCTGGGTTACG gtaTCTGGCACTGTTACTGGGAGTTCAGCTCGCTGCGAGGGAACTCTGATGCTGATGTCACCCTCTCCCAGATCGGTTTCCAGGCAGACTTCAGCATTTACCTGCAGCTCAGTCAGACCTGGCTCGTCTTCA tgatctctctctctgtaattgAGGCCATCATTATCCTCATCCTGATATTCCTGAGGAACAGAATACGCATCGCTATTGCACTTCTAAAAGAGGGAAGCAG GGCTATCGGCTACATCATGTCCACTCTTTTCTACCCAATTATCACCTTTTTTCTTCTGGCGATCTGCATAGCCTACTGGGCCATGACAGCTGT CTTCTTGTCATCGTCGGGCGATGCTGTCTACAAGGTCATGTCCACGCAGTCCAAATGCGTCTACGCCAACCAGACATGTGACCCAGAG ACCTTCAGCCAGAGCAGCCTGCCCGTCGCCTGCCAGGGCTCCCAGTGTGCGTTCGCCTTCTACGGGGGGGAGAGCCTGTACCACCGCTAcatcctgctgctgcagctctgcaacctcttcctgttcctgtggCTGGTCAACTTCACCATCGCCCTGGGCCAGTGCACGCTGGCCGGGGCCTTCGCCTCCTACTACTGGGCCCTGAAGAAGCCCCAGGACATCCCTCCCTTCccgctcttctcctccttcggCAGGGCCATCAG GTACCATACAGGTTCCTTGGCCTTTGGTGCATTGATACTGGCTGTCGTGCAGTTTTTCAGAATTGGGCTGGAGTATCTTGACCATAAACTTAAAG GTTCCCATAATGCATTTACCCGATTCCTGCTCTGTTGCCTGAAATGCTGCCTTTGGTGCCTGGAGCGCTTCATCAAGTTTATGAACAGGAACGCGTACATCATG ATAGCGATATACGGGAAGAACTTCTGCACGTCAGCCAAGGACGCCCTCTTCCTGTTGATGAGGAACGTTGTGAG GGTGGCGGTTCTGGACAAGGTGACGGACTTCCTGCTCTTCTTGGGCAAACTGCTTATTTCAGGGAGTGTTG GTGTTCTGGCATTTTTCTTCTTTACCCGTAAAATACCAGTCATTCAAGAGGAGGTGCCGTCTCTTAATTATTACTGGGTCCCTCTGCTG ACTGTGATATTCGGTTCATACCTGGTGGCCCATGGCTTCTTCAACGTCTACGCCATGTGTGTGGACACACTGTTCCTCTGCTTCT
- the slc44a5b gene encoding choline transporter-like protein 5-B isoform X2, whose protein sequence is MARKTDIPSSYYGEPRKFDPAFRGPVHNRSCTDVVCCVIFIIGILGYIALGSVAWIHGDPRKVVFPTDSHGQFCGQQGTNNANKAILFYFNILRCASPSVLINLQCPTTQLCVSKCPDRFATYREMKRNYKNWEYYKQFCRPGFDNPDKPVDQVLRDEDCPSMIVPSRPFLQRCFPDFVTRNGTLTVRNQRSFQDGDGVTRSVADLRDAANGIASLLDAKEVGMKIFEDYASSWYWILIGLVITMVVSLLFILLLRFTAGVLLWLVIFGVLAALGYGIWHCYWEFSSLRGNSDADVTLSQIGFQADFSIYLQLSQTWLVFMISLSVIEAIIILILIFLRNRIRIAIALLKEGSRAIGYIMSTLFYPIITFFLLAICIAYWAMTAVFLSSSGDAVYKVMSTQSKCVYANQTCDPETFSQSSLPVACQGSQCAFAFYGGESLYHRYILLLQLCNLFLFLWLVNFTIALGQCTLAGAFASYYWALKKPQDIPPFPLFSSFGRAIRYHTGSLAFGALILAVVQFFRIGLEYLDHKLKGSHNAFTRFLLCCLKCCLWCLERFIKFMNRNAYIMIAIYGKNFCTSAKDALFLLMRNVVRVAVLDKVTDFLLFLGKLLISGSVGVLAFFFFTRKIPVIQEEVPSLNYYWVPLLTVIFGSYLVAHGFFNVYAMCVDTLFLCFLEDLETNDGSAARPFYMSNSLKNLFNKSNSRQPNIANGKAGSEKLTKSGKTRHR, encoded by the exons ATGGCTAGAAAGACGGACATTCCTTCTTCTTACTATG GTGAGCCAAGGAAGTTCGACCCAGCTTTCAGAGGACCCGTTCACAACAG GAGCTGTACTGACGTGGTGTGCTGCGTTATCTTCATCATCGGCATCCTCGGATACATCGCGCTGGGAAGCGTGG CCTGGATCCATGGAGACCCACGGAAGGTGGTCTTCCCGACCGACAGCCACGGACAGTTCTGCGGCCAGCAGGGGACCAACAATGC AAACAAAGCCATATTATTCTACTTCAACATCCTGCGGTGTGCCAGCCCTTCTGTCCTCATCAACCTCCAGTGCCCCACCACACAG CTCTGTGTTTCAAAGTGCCCAGACAGATTTGCAACGTACCGAGAGATGAAACGCAACTACAAAAACTGGGAATACTACAAGCAGTTCTGCAGGCCAGGCTTCGACAATCCTGACAAG CCCGTGGATCAGGTGCTGCGAGACGAAGACTGCCCATCCATGATCGTCCCTAGCAGACCAT TCCTCCAGCGGTGCTTCCCTGACTTCGTCACGAGGAACGGCACCTTGACGGTCCGCAACCAGCGGAGCTTCCAAGACGGCGACGGCGTGACCAGGAGCGTCGCCGACCTCCGGGACGCAGCAAA TGGTATCGCTAGTCTGCTGGATGCCAAAGAGGTTGGCATGAAGATCTTTGAAGATTATGCCAGTTCCTGGTACTGGATCCTCAT TGGGCTGGTGATCACCATGGTGGTTAGCCTTCTCTTCATCCTGCTGCTGCGGTTCACCGCGGGCGTGCTGCTGTGGCTCGTTATCTTCGGAGTCCTCGCCGCTCTGGGTTACG gtaTCTGGCACTGTTACTGGGAGTTCAGCTCGCTGCGAGGGAACTCTGATGCTGATGTCACCCTCTCCCAGATCGGTTTCCAGGCAGACTTCAGCATTTACCTGCAGCTCAGTCAGACCTGGCTCGTCTTCA tgatctctctctctgtaattgAGGCCATCATTATCCTCATCCTGATATTCCTGAGGAACAGAATACGCATCGCTATTGCACTTCTAAAAGAGGGAAGCAG GGCTATCGGCTACATCATGTCCACTCTTTTCTACCCAATTATCACCTTTTTTCTTCTGGCGATCTGCATAGCCTACTGGGCCATGACAGCTGT CTTCTTGTCATCGTCGGGCGATGCTGTCTACAAGGTCATGTCCACGCAGTCCAAATGCGTCTACGCCAACCAGACATGTGACCCAGAG ACCTTCAGCCAGAGCAGCCTGCCCGTCGCCTGCCAGGGCTCCCAGTGTGCGTTCGCCTTCTACGGGGGGGAGAGCCTGTACCACCGCTAcatcctgctgctgcagctctgcaacctcttcctgttcctgtggCTGGTCAACTTCACCATCGCCCTGGGCCAGTGCACGCTGGCCGGGGCCTTCGCCTCCTACTACTGGGCCCTGAAGAAGCCCCAGGACATCCCTCCCTTCccgctcttctcctccttcggCAGGGCCATCAG GTACCATACAGGTTCCTTGGCCTTTGGTGCATTGATACTGGCTGTCGTGCAGTTTTTCAGAATTGGGCTGGAGTATCTTGACCATAAACTTAAAG GTTCCCATAATGCATTTACCCGATTCCTGCTCTGTTGCCTGAAATGCTGCCTTTGGTGCCTGGAGCGCTTCATCAAGTTTATGAACAGGAACGCGTACATCATG ATAGCGATATACGGGAAGAACTTCTGCACGTCAGCCAAGGACGCCCTCTTCCTGTTGATGAGGAACGTTGTGAG GGTGGCGGTTCTGGACAAGGTGACGGACTTCCTGCTCTTCTTGGGCAAACTGCTTATTTCAGGGAGTGTTG GTGTTCTGGCATTTTTCTTCTTTACCCGTAAAATACCAGTCATTCAAGAGGAGGTGCCGTCTCTTAATTATTACTGGGTCCCTCTGCTG ACTGTGATATTCGGTTCATACCTGGTGGCCCATGGCTTCTTCAACGTCTACGCCATGTGTGTGGACACACTGTTCCTCTGCTTCT